A single genomic interval of Plantibacter sp. Leaf314 harbors:
- a CDS encoding type II secretion system F family protein — MSLVVGALLAAGLLLTLAPWWWPEPEPLRARLERWRPVAALRELLILAGLPGRYWAATLVVAVLAGLVSGAVVQGLCRVMPLSAVVAVAGLVAPVIVLRARAAARRRLQRGLWPDVVDHLLSAIRSGLSLPDAVAALDTVGPAPLRPAFAAFSADYRAAGRFTDGLDDLKTALADPVADRILETVRMARDVGGTELPAVLRALSAGLREESAIRAEAEARQSWVVNAARLGVAAPWAILLLLSSRPETSAAYNSREGAVLIVAGVVVSALAYQAMLRVGRLQPERRWFR; from the coding sequence ATGAGTCTCGTCGTCGGCGCGCTGCTCGCGGCCGGGCTGCTCCTCACCCTGGCGCCCTGGTGGTGGCCCGAACCCGAGCCGCTGCGGGCGAGGCTCGAGCGGTGGCGTCCCGTCGCTGCCCTTCGGGAGCTCCTCATCCTGGCCGGCCTCCCCGGCCGGTATTGGGCCGCCACCCTCGTGGTCGCCGTGCTCGCCGGTCTGGTGTCGGGTGCCGTCGTGCAGGGTCTCTGTCGGGTCATGCCGCTCAGCGCGGTCGTCGCCGTCGCGGGACTCGTCGCACCGGTGATCGTGCTGCGCGCCCGCGCCGCCGCCCGTCGACGCCTGCAACGCGGGCTCTGGCCCGACGTCGTCGACCACCTGCTGTCCGCCATCCGGTCGGGACTCTCGCTCCCGGACGCCGTCGCCGCGCTCGACACCGTCGGACCAGCTCCGCTCCGCCCAGCCTTCGCAGCGTTCAGCGCCGACTACCGGGCCGCAGGGCGATTCACGGACGGCCTCGACGACCTCAAGACCGCACTCGCGGACCCCGTCGCCGACCGCATCCTCGAGACGGTCAGGATGGCGCGCGACGTCGGCGGCACGGAGCTCCCAGCGGTGCTGCGAGCGCTGTCCGCCGGTCTGCGCGAGGAGTCGGCGATCCGTGCCGAGGCCGAGGCGCGCCAATCCTGGGTCGTCAACGCGGCCCGGCTCGGTGTCGCCGCGCCGTGGGCGATCCTCCTGCTGCTCTCCTCCCGGCCGGAGACCTCGGCGGCCTACAACTCGCGCGAGGGCGCGGTCCTGATCGTCGCGGGCGTCGTCGTCTCGGCGCTCGCCTACCAGGCCATGCTCCGCGTGGGTCGCCTGCAACCCGAACGACGGTGGTTCCGATGA